The DNA segment TGGAGGGCAGCAGCAGGACCAAAGTGGGCATGCTCCAGGAAGGCAGGTTTTAGCTCCACAGGTTCTGCAAACGTTTATTTGTGTTCTGCTCtaggccaggccctggggatacagTGATGTGCATAGTGAGAGCACCAAAGGGGGTGTGAGAAGGTAGAGCTGTCCCTGTGAACCCTGCTGTCTTGTGGGGTGTTGGGTCCTTGACACTGGAAGCGTCTGGGGAGATGCTAATGTGTGGCGGGGGTGTGGGGTTCTGCCCTTGACAGGAAGGTCTCCCCCCACTGCCCCTTGCTAAGTGGCTCTTTGATTCTGGCCTTTGGGGGCTGGTTCTTGCCTCACGCTTGGTTGGGGAGTGTCCCTGGGCACATAGCACTGCCTGGTGTCACATTCTCATCTGGTCTTTCCTGGGGCCCCGTGTTGACCTTCTTCCCCACACCCAGCCTCCTGAGGGATGTGTCCTGTGTCTCCTTCCCAGGGATTAAACTCTGTCTCCCCCATCTGGTCTTGGTGCTGATGAGCATGTTGTGGTTCCTGCACAGGATGTGCCCTCAGAGGGGGCGGAACCTGAGGCTGCAGTGCAGGGATCTCAGGCCCAGGGGCCTCCCCGGAAGGCAGGGACACAAAGCCGGCCACCTGTACCCTGGGAGCAGCACAGCCATGGTGGTGAGTAAACTTGAAGGTGGCAGAGTGGCTGGACAGGGGCCTGGGTCTTTCCTGGACGTTGCCCTAAAGGGAGCAAGAAGGGTATTTCTGTTCTGAGAAGGCAaggtgtgtacgtgtgtgtgtgaaggagagTTGCGAGATCTCACTCCCGGCCTGGGCTGGCCTCTTTGAGGCTCTATTCTTTCCCTGCAGCCCAGCTTCCGGCTCTTCTTAAAGAGGGGAGCACCAGAGAGACGACAGATACCTGCTTTGACTCTGGGGTGAGTTACCAGTTCCTTTGTCCCCTCTGATGCTGATGAGTCCCTGTAATGGGTCATGCCTTCTCACCAAGGCCTCTTCCATCCATCCTTTTCTGGCCTGGACCTGTCCTGTTTCCCATCCCCCTTCATGTCTCTGCCCATGACTGTCTGGGGAGTCCTGAGCAGGGCAGCCCTGAGCTGGGTTTTCTCACCTCATTCCAGGGACCTGTGACATTTGGAGACATTCCCTTCTATTTCTCCCGGGAAGAATGGGGGTCCCTGGACCCTGCTCAGAGAGATCTCTTCTGGGACATAAAAAGGGAGAACTCCCAGAACATTGCCCTGGGTAAGCAGTGGGCACAGCGAGGGGCCTTGGCGTCCTTGGCTCTTTTGAGCTGGAGGCTCTCGCCTCCTTGGAGTCCCAGCAGCAATGGGTGGGCCCAGTCAGGCCCCACCCCTGCACACCCTGCTGGAATCCTCAGTCTTCCTCCCAAGTCCTGGCTTAGCTGGCTCCAAAGAGGGCTTTCCCTGCGTCTCTTTAAGAGCCCCCGGAGGTTTCGTTTGTGCTGGTGTTCACTTTTCTCTGCCTGTGATGGCATGGGCAACATGCCAGGACTGTGCTGAGCACGGGTACAGGCATTTTCTCATGGGATCCTCACAACCCACCGCATGAAAGCGTGTGCATGTTTATAGACGAGGgacctgagactcagagaggttgaagGACACTGAAGGGACGGAGCTGGGACTTCGTGCAAACGTGGTTGTGAGGCCCCCTCAGCCTGCCCAGTGAAGAGGCGCGGAGAGACACCTGCTCACTAGAGGCCGCGCTGCTGGGTTTCTCTCCAGGTCAGGGCCTTCCTAAGCACTGTTTGgggatcatctcatttaatctgtgCAACCCAGTGGGACCGGCTAAGATCCCTCCTGATCCACTTCCATTTGTTCTTGAGCTGAGAGGACAAGAGCTTGTGTAGCGAGAGGAACCATGTTAGCTGAGCCCTGTGGTTCCTTGGTTGCTGATAACAAATGGTGAGGGTTGGGATCATTTATAGATGACCTCAGTCTATGCAGTTTTGGCATTTGAATAGGCAGGGCTTGGGGTGGGACGTTGGATCGCAGTGTGGGAAGGGGGTGTAGATTGGTTAGCCCTGTAGTTAGTAAGTGCCTCTGTTGGAGACGCCCAGCAAGCCCCTTGCCGCTTACTCTGAACGGTTTCTCTGTCATCATTTTCTCGTGTCCCCATTCCatggaggaggaagctgaggctggagTTTGCTGGAGCCCAGGGCTGTCTGAACCTGAGCCCCAGGCGCTGGCCGGGAGCCTCGTTTCTGCCTCCCCTCAACTCTGTCCCTGGCACCGCGTGGCACTGAAGAGGCCGCCTCCTCCCCGCTTGCAGGTTTGGGACTCACGAGCCACAGCGAGAGATCCCGGCTGGAGGAGGTGGTGACGGCGCTCCCGGGCCAGGCTGCTGGCGATGTGACCgtgtcctggaggctggaggaggcCGAGGCCCGGCCGGGGGTGCCCCGAGGGCGGGCAGCGGGGGCGCGGCGGGGGCGGCCACCCACGCGCCGGCGGCAGTTCCGGGACCTGGCGGCCGAGAAGCCGCACAGCTGCGGCCAGTGTGGCAAGCGCTTCCGCTGGGGCTCCGACCTGGCGCGCCACCAGCGCACGCACACGGGCGAGAAGCCGCACAAGTGCCAGGAGTGCGACAAGAGCTTCCGCAGCTCCTCGGACCTGGTGCGCCACCAGGGCGTGCACACGGGCCAGAAGCCCTTCTCCTGCTCCGAGTGCGGCAAGAGCTTCAGCCGCAGTGCCTACCTGGCCGACCACCAGCGCATCCACACGGGCGAGAAGCCTTTCGGCTGCAGTGACTGCGGCAAGAGCTTCTCACTGCGCTCCTACCTGCTGGACCACCGGCGTGTGCACACGGGCGAGCGGCCCTTCGGCTGCGGCGAGTGCGACAAGAGCTTCAAGCAGCGCGCCCACCTCATCGCCCACCAGAGCCTGCACGCCAAGATGGCCCAGCCTGTGGGGTGAGGGCCGGAAGGGCAGCCCAGGCAGGGTCCCCACCCGGCCCAGTCCACCATCTCCGCTGCCGGCAGGACTGCAGGGTCCCCCACGTGCAGAACCCAtcagccctgccctcctggggacCTGGCCAGCGCCCACCAGGCATGGAATCCCTTGTGACCTCGTGGCCATGCCCCTAACTGCTCTGGGGTTTTTCTTGCCCCCTGGTTTCCTGGAGCCCCGGCACATTCCAGGCTGGTGGCGTGAGCACAGGGGAGAAGCTGGGGCACAGGGACGTATGAGGACTCGGGCAGGCCTGGGGTCTCCATCCCAGAACCCCCTAAGCCTTGCTTGGCCCCGTCGCTCTCTGTTCCCAGCCTTCTCGGCTGGGTCTATGAGCTGGGCCTCCTGTCCTGCCATCCTGTGCCTTCCCACGGGGGTGAAGGCTAAGCCTTAGGGTACTGCTGGGCTCTGGGAGGGTCAGTCAGCCCACACCCATGAGGACCTGGGTCCTGGGTGCAGCCACAGGGGCTTTCTGGCCTCCACCCCTTCCCATTTCCAGACCTTGACCGCTCTGCGCTGTCCCAGCAGCATGCAAgctgcctgcctctgccctcaGCCAGCTTGCCCCCAGCTGAGTTCCCAAGAGTCACCCTCTACCAGTCTGGGGAGGGTGGTGTTGGCTCCAGGGACAGAGGCCAACTGTGCAGACCAAGAACAGGGCCAGCGGAGGCCCGCTGCCCCCGCTGCTCCCCAGTCTCCTGGAGTCTCGGGGTTTATGGTACTTAACACTAGCACTCCATCAGCACCTTGTCACTAACTCCTGAGGCGCTGTATTCCCTGCAGAAGGGCATTCACAGGGACAGACCACAGGCCCTCCCAAGGAGCTGGCCCAGCTGGCCTCAAAGGGCAGCAGAAAGGTTGAATAAACATGAAAACTTTCTCCAGGCTATTCTTGTTCTTTAGGTGgctgctgggggttggggggacctGGAATTCGTACCCCTGGGCCTCCTGGCCTGGTGGTCACAGTGGCACGTGATGCTGGATGGTCATCAGGTGGAGCCACATTCTTGGCTTCCAGGTCACCTGGGCCCCAAGGGCTGCCATGAGCCTTGGGTCCTTCCTCCTGTCAGCTAGTGCCTGTCCTAGTCTGAGGACAGCTCAGGATGGGACAGCTGGTGGCACCCCTCCCTACTCAGCCGGAGAGTGAGGGAGCTGACTGGGAGTGGGGCCTTTACGAGgccactccctctctccctttgatGAAATGAGGAACCAGGCTCAGAGTCCGTGACTGGTCAGGGTGGTGGCTCATGCTGCCCGTAGAGGATCTGGAGCACTAAGCTGGACCCTGTGCTCAAATCCCTTAGGGAGAGAGTGCTGCTGAGTCAAAATGGGCCatgccccatccccacccagccCTTCGCATCTGacccccccgcccctgccatCCCCAGGCTGGGTCCTGTGGAGCTGGTAGGCACGTGCTGAGAGCACCTTCTACCCCACCGAGTCCTTTCTGATTCACCAGGTGGTGGCTTCAGGGGCCACCTGAGAGGCAGTGAGGGCGGGCTGAGACAAGATGTTTTGTCCCGCAGTGTGTGTGTGCCAGCCTCTCTGCGCCCCCATTTAACCTGGGCTTCATCCTGAGGTCACTGGACAGaccccatttcccagatgaagcTGCCGGGGTCTCACTGGACAGCTGAGTCCAGCCCGGGGTTTCTACCTCTGGGATGATGCCCTTCACTGCTCCCCATGCCCTCAGGCTGGCAGTtgctctgtgtttgtgtgtgtgtgtgtgtgtgtgtgtgcgtgcgtgcacgcgTGTGGGTGCCCTGAATGAGTAGGGGTGATGGGTGGCGGGAGCAGTGCACAAATTTTTTTGGTGCTGGTGGCTGGCTCAGAAGGGAGACACTGGGGTGTAACGAGATCAGGTAGCAGGTGGGCCAGGAGCTAAGAATAGGATTGGATACAGGCTCCTGGTGCAGGTGGGGGCGTGTTAGTGCCAGCCAGGAAGCAGCCCGCTGGAGCCAGGGAACAGAGCAGGGCCTGGGGTCGTAGGGCCCAGAACGCAGGGTTCCAGGGCAGGGGACAGGGTCCAGCTCAGCTCATAAACAGAGCTGATAGGATGGGACTCAGGGAGAGGCCAAGGGTTGGGACCAAGAGCATTGGCACTGGGCCCGGGAGGTGAACTCTGTGCTTGGAGGAAACCCCCACATAGCCCCATGGCTTTCCTGGTGTCTGGGACCCTGCAGGTGGCCTCGCAGATGGCAGATGCTCGGGACAGCCTGGGAAGAAAGGTAGTCGGAGGCACGACCTGACCCAGCCCAGCTGGCTCCCAGCTGAGCCCTACCCTGGCCCGACTCTGGCCTTGCCTCCCCAAGGTAAGTACAGTGGGCAGGGTCCAAGGGTGACCCTGTCACTCAGCAGTCCTGAGGTGTCAGCCTCTACACTCGCTGTCCTGGAGGGTGTGTTCCGGACGCTGGGCTTTGAGAGCTGCAAGAGGTGGGAGGCCTTGGTCCAGGTGAGCCCTCGCCTGcctcttcccacctccacccccagtccCACCTGGGGCCTCCCTGGACTCAGGCCCAGCACTCGCTCTTGCCCTAGGGTTTCCATGGGGAACTGGTTAGGTTCCGGGAGCAGCTGGATGCCCACGGGGGCCC comes from the Delphinus delphis chromosome 15, mDelDel1.2, whole genome shotgun sequence genome and includes:
- the LOC132437946 gene encoding zinc finger protein 213 isoform X3 is translated as MAAPPEPQDQAPGEGEGLLIVKVEDSSWEQDATQQEDSRDSEVCRQRFRQFCYGDAGGPHEAFSQLWELCCRWLRPELRTKEQILELLVLEQFLSVLPVGVQGWVCERCPGSGEEAVALVEDLQKQPVKAWPQDVPSEGAEPEAAVQGSQAQGPPRKAGTQSRPPVPWEQHSHGAQLPALLKEGSTRETTDTCFDSGGPVTFGDIPFYFSREEWGSLDPAQRDLFWDIKRENSQNIALGLGLTSHSERSRLEEVVTALPGQAAGDVTVSWRLEEAEARPGVPRGRAAGARRGRPPTRRRQFRDLAAEKPHSCGQCGKRFRWGSDLARHQRTHTGEKPHKCQECDKSFRSSSDLVRHQGVHTGQKPFSCSECGKSFSRSAYLADHQRIHTGEKPFGCSDCGKSFSLRSYLLDHRRVHTGERPFGCGECDKSFKQRAHLIAHQSLHAKMAQPVG